In Treponema primitia ZAS-2, a genomic segment contains:
- a CDS encoding PEGA domain-containing protein — MKRFIMGSLLVLFFLSILTSCASLLGENSKTLAIKSDPANATAIIYDSNNNRVAEKLTPTEIILKKAGKYTIEIEKEEYSPVKKVVPVKKQFNHAFWLNFLISGVGLGYSLALDPIFTTDPLNAYALAGYGLGAVGIIGIFYDIAKGSLTSVSPKEVNFNLNMTQAALAIKEAQEKEKQRIAAEKAENERLSAEAKRNDEEAKRKAEEEANRYDASKFTVVPTNFKPSRYAPADLFEAVAASKKLQISLNKQEAVANEFASAFMLGLGGSYIENFVSEAVFVYQDGTVIEFTSDDKAISQYMTIDTRSGLQPGQKVRVYYTITRSPLITWDVIAIERR, encoded by the coding sequence ATGAAACGCTTTATTATGGGCTCATTGTTAGTGCTTTTCTTTTTAAGCATCTTGACTAGTTGTGCGTCATTACTTGGTGAAAATAGTAAGACTCTGGCTATAAAATCTGATCCTGCAAACGCCACTGCTATAATTTATGATTCCAATAATAATAGGGTTGCTGAAAAATTAACCCCTACTGAAATAATATTGAAAAAGGCGGGAAAGTATACTATTGAAATTGAAAAAGAAGAGTACTCACCTGTAAAAAAAGTCGTACCTGTAAAGAAACAATTCAATCACGCATTTTGGTTAAATTTTTTAATAAGTGGTGTTGGGTTAGGATATTCACTGGCACTTGATCCAATTTTTACAACAGATCCATTAAATGCATATGCTTTGGCAGGTTATGGTTTGGGAGCTGTTGGTATAATTGGTATTTTTTACGACATAGCGAAAGGTTCCCTTACCAGTGTATCACCAAAAGAAGTAAATTTTAACCTTAACATGACACAAGCAGCATTAGCGATTAAAGAAGCACAAGAAAAAGAAAAACAGCGCATTGCCGCCGAGAAAGCAGAAAATGAACGTCTGTCCGCAGAGGCAAAAAGAAATGATGAAGAGGCAAAGAGAAAAGCTGAGGAGGAAGCAAATAGATACGATGCATCGAAATTCACTGTTGTACCAACGAATTTTAAACCATCCCGGTATGCCCCAGCCGATTTATTCGAGGCAGTAGCAGCTTCCAAGAAATTGCAAATATCTTTAAATAAACAAGAAGCTGTAGCTAATGAATTTGCATCAGCATTTATGCTTGGCTTAGGTGGAAGCTATATTGAGAATTTTGTATCTGAAGCTGTTTTTGTTTATCAGGATGGTACAGTCATAGAATTCACTTCTGATGATAAAGCTATATCTCAATATATGACTATTGATACGAGGTCTGGCCTACAACCAGGGCAAAAAGTTCGTGTTTACTATACAATTACAAGATCTCCGTTAATTACATGGGATGTAATTGCTATAGAACGTAGATAA
- a CDS encoding AbrB/MazE/SpoVT family DNA-binding domain-containing protein, which translates to MNTVTLSSKYQVVIPKEIRTAAGLKPGTSFEVMFYENRIEFIPLQPIQNPEGIFPGIDTYITRDEDRV; encoded by the coding sequence ATGAATACTGTAACCTTGTCCAGCAAATATCAGGTTGTTATACCGAAGGAAATCAGAACTGCCGCCGGGCTCAAACCGGGAACTTCTTTTGAAGTTATGTTTTATGAAAACAGAATTGAGTTTATACCCCTGCAGCCTATCCAAAATCCGGAAGGGATTTTCCCGGGAATTGATACCTATATAACAAGGGACGAAGACCGGGTATGA
- a CDS encoding helix-turn-helix domain-containing protein, with product MNERDLRSILSLNIKKYRNYRKLSQAEFAEKIGISIPFLSDIENGKKWLSPRTLAKIASALNIEAYELLKPEKLIPDNIVDILEKYKVDINEAFGKTLGDLHENFISQVITK from the coding sequence ATGAATGAACGTGATTTAAGGTCGATTTTGAGCCTTAATATAAAAAAATACCGTAATTATCGTAAGTTATCCCAGGCGGAATTTGCCGAAAAAATTGGCATTTCTATACCTTTCCTTAGTGATATTGAAAATGGTAAAAAATGGCTGTCCCCTCGGACATTGGCAAAAATAGCCAGCGCTTTAAATATTGAAGCGTATGAACTACTTAAACCTGAAAAGCTAATTCCAGACAATATTGTAGATATTTTAGAAAAATATAAAGTTGATATTAATGAGGCATTTGGTAAAACTTTAGGCGATCTTCATGAAAACTTTATTTCTCAAGTAATTACAAAATAA
- a CDS encoding type II toxin-antitoxin system VapC family toxin, translated as MDSGFLLDSNVIIGYLAAKIPASGLKAVAAIIDNTPHISVISQMEVLRHNDTPENEKTLMDFINSSIIHPLSEAVVQQTIALAKKSKIKLPDAIIAATSLIEGFTLVTRNIDDFKKVNGLKFLNPWSI; from the coding sequence ATGGACTCAGGATTCCTATTAGACTCCAATGTCATAATTGGCTATTTAGCAGCTAAAATTCCCGCTTCGGGATTAAAGGCTGTCGCCGCGATTATCGACAACACGCCGCATATATCGGTTATTTCCCAAATGGAAGTTCTACGGCATAACGATACGCCCGAAAATGAAAAAACACTTATGGATTTTATCAATAGTTCAATAATCCATCCCTTAAGCGAGGCTGTCGTCCAGCAAACCATAGCCCTGGCGAAAAAAAGCAAAATAAAACTTCCGGACGCGATAATTGCGGCGACCTCTCTGATTGAGGGCTTTACCCTTGTTACCAGAAACATTGATGACTTCAAAAAAGTTAACGGTCTCAAATTTCTCAATCCTTGGTCTATCTAG